One genomic segment of Lytechinus pictus isolate F3 Inbred chromosome 18, Lp3.0, whole genome shotgun sequence includes these proteins:
- the LOC129281445 gene encoding PDZ and LIM domain protein 7-like, whose amino-acid sequence MPSRGSFVWPSPLSARIIQNFWYWINKGPRSLYWDRFLFVYRSWPGQVNGSSVKSAPKSPSKAGPPKVSNDEDHAYQNGTSSAVSYSTPPEPASYDTAPASSDLSSDMASFPDPPSFLTEHAPVSSHSYNGAGDATDSGYSDHQSDDLPPPPSTMSTVLSTAPAPWNPSDSYTAPVIRSVRAPKGKSGRSPSPADSNSLHSVPEDGVKVMFVPKNHLGKPPSQVAGRTTTTTKTFTTSFQAPTNTITVEEDDMAAPPPPPPPPMGAGNYAWKANPPSAPRPSPPPAAYRPGPPPAPKGQPPRSVFPQPPPSMLNQRAQAAVAPPPSMLNQRAPPVAPPPAQRGPPVAPPPAQRGPPVAPPIAPKGPPVRAPQAPRAPPAPAPAAPRGGGMAPLSAPATAPGGATRTPFCDSCNEQVRGSFVTAFGRNWHPEHFVCAHCHENLQGKGVIEDKGKIFCEDCYNRLYAPKCASCMGSITGECVKAMGAEYHPNCFTCVVCKQPITGDGFHMQDGMMYCKRDFQNKFRGVNCGSCNYPIEAGDAWLEALDKSYHADCFCCAQCNQRLEGQRFYAKGGRPYCQAHGS is encoded by the exons GCCTGGTCAAGTTAACGGGAGCTCAGTCAAGTCTGCACCAAAGTCTCCTTCAAAGGCAGGACCTCCAAAAGTTTCCAA cGATGAGGATCACGCCTATCAGAATGGGACGTCGAGTGCAGTGTCGTATTCTACGCCTCCTGAACCAGCAAGCTATGATACAGCGCCGGCGAGTTCTGATCTGTCGTCCGATATGGCATCATTCCCTGACCCGCCCTCATTCCTTACTGAGCATGCTCCTGTTTCCTCACACAG CTATAACGGCGCAGGTGATGCGACCGATTCCGGTTACTCCGACCACCAGTCCGACGATCTGCCGCCGCCGCCCTCGACGATGAGTACAGTACTATCCACCGCACCGGCGCCATGGAATCCGAGCGACAGTTACACGGCACCGGTGATCCGCAGTGTGAGGGCGCCAAAGGGCAAATCTGGAAGGTCGCCTTCTCCAGCTGATTCTAACAG CCTGCACAGTGTACCCGAAGATGGTGTCAAGGTCATGTTTGTTCCTAAGAATCATTTGGG tAAGCCACCCAGTCAGGTAGCAGgccgtactactactactaccaagaCTTTTACTACTTCGTTTCAAGCCCCTACCAATACTA tcaCCGTTGAAGAAGACGATATGGcagctcctcctcctccaccacccCCTCCAATGGGAGCAGGAAACTATGCCTGGAAAGCTAATCCTCCATCGGCGCCCCGCCCTAGCCCCCCTCCAGCTGCCTACAGGCCGGGTCCACCCCCAGCCCCCAAGGGCCAGCCCCCTAGGTCCGTCTTCCCGCAGCCGCCTCCATCGATGCTCAACCAGAGGGCTCAGGCAGCAGTTGCTCCACCTCCATCGATGCTCAACCAGAGGGCTCCACCCGTAGCGCCTCCACCGGCACAGAGAGGTCCGCCAGTGGCTCCCCCTCCAGCCCAGCGGGGACCACCGGTCGCACCCCCTATCGCTCCAAAGGGGCCACCTGTGCGAGCCCCACAGGCCCCGAGGGCACCACCGGCTCCTGCTCCAGCCGCTCCTAGGGGTGGAGGTATGGCTCCTCTTTCTGCTCCTGCTACTGCTCCTGGTGGTGCGACCCGCACACCTTTCTGTGATAGTTGCAACGAGCAAGTAAG GGGCTCTTTTGTGACGGCGTTTGGACGCAACTGGCATCCGGAGCACTTTGTGTGTGCGCACTGCCATGAGAACCTACAAGGAAAGGGCGTCATTGAAGATAAGGGAAAGATTTTCTGTGAAGATTGCTATAATAGGCTGTACGCTCCCAAGTGTGCCAGCTGTATGGGGTCTATTACCGGG GAGTGTGTGAAAGCCATGGGTGCCGAATACCATCCTAATTGCTTCACGTGCGTGGTGTGCAAACAGCCTATCACAGGGGATGGTTTCCACATGCAAGATGGTATGATGTACTGCAAGAGAG ATTTCCAGAACAAGTTCCGAGGAGTGAACTGTGGGAGCTGTAACTACCCCATCGAGGCAGGGGATGCCTGGCTAGAAGCACTGGATAAATCTTACCATGCAGATTGCTTCTGCTGTGCA caATGTAACCAGCGCCTTGAGGGACAACGTTTCTACGCAAAAGGGGGCCGCCCTTACTGCCAGGCTCACGGCTCTTAA
- the LOC129281964 gene encoding sperm-tail PG-rich repeat-containing protein 2-like, whose protein sequence is MYDRAPRVLTEGAQATGPFVGPGAYDAFQPTRAKIKSDGYAPFSSMTPRETFLTVQDAVIAAPGPGHYDPTEAQLRITGGRTLANTAKRFEEDSSTSVLTPGPGTYNLSKSKDWLKQNTNKEKEIVQGQLMTNRIKYSRKAQAPSIPTPGQAYGYEESEDGVLKKQEAPAKDKTLGPAFYNVANGNTKATAKYKGVHFGNLTSSRMDFRGNVGPGPGEYDPFSKPEADVENINAAITKSGTSAFEARIPRYHEAIVQGEGKKAVPGPGKYTINSQFDKRPPAVNTEGLEVEHPPFLSQAKRFQEKKNIVPAPGSYNDPRHALEATKKLRGLKRSPFGQTSVRFVPEPHIKKTPGPGSYSFPGIADGSMRKAYIESTRRGAFGSTSVRIKPITKRQDSSQPGPSHYQPKETPQYSRYTSNLSANFASQSNRLTSPAPVTIQDNPPPGSYEVRSSHDLSQGKKDPAPPRTHAGKRKKGSFLSSTRRFAPPRDVIIEKPEPANPGPGTYNPAAKDTVKLSLLVGKDNRFREFRKNENPGPGTYELSPLLQDTVLKGTFNATLNNPIAPQLELHRSQSQPMSQQAFVLGV, encoded by the exons ATGTATGATCGGGCCCCAAGAGTTCTTACTGAAGGAGCACAAGCAACTGGACCTTTTGTTGGACCAGGTGCTTATGATGCATTTCAACCAACCCGTGCCAAGATCAAATCAG aTGGCTATGCTCCATTTTCCTCCATGACACCCAGGGAAACCTTCCTTACAGTTCAAGATGCGGTCATCGCAGCACCAGGTCCAGGGCACTATGACCCAACAGAAGCACAACTCAGAATCACAGGAGGCCGTACACTTGCCAATACGGCGAAGAGGTTTGAAGAGGACTCTTCCACATCAGTGCTAACTCCAGGACCAGGAACTTACAACCTCTCAAAGTCCAAAGATTGGCTAAAGCAAAATACtaataaagaaaaggagataGTACAAGGACAG CTGATGACAAATCGTATCAAGTACTCGAGGAAAGCACAAGCGCCCTCTATTCCTACTCCTGGCCAGGCCTATGGTTACGAAGAATCCGAGGATGGAGTCCTCAAGAAACAGGAAGCACCAGCCAAAGATAAAACATTGGGACCCGCCTTTTACAATGTCGCAAAT GGTAACACTAAAGCAACGGCCAAGTACAAGGGAGTTCATTTTGGGAACCTGACCTCGTCGAGGATGGACTTCCGGGGCAACGTAGGACCTGGTCCCGGTGAATATGATCCCTTCAGCAAACCAGAGGCCGATGTAGAGAACATCAATGCAGCCATCACTAAGAGTGGGACCAGTGCCTTTGAGGCTAGGATACCAAGATACCATGAAGCGATCGTCCAAGGAGAAGGAAAGAAG GCTGTACCAGGCCCGGGTAAATACACCATTAACAGTCAGTTTGACAAGAGACCACCAGCAGTCAACACAGAAGGCCTGGAGGTTGAACACCCCCCGTTCCTCTCACAAGCAAAG AGATTTCAAGAAAAGAAGAACATTGTCCCCGCCCCCGGTTCCTACAATGACCCTCGCCACGCCCTTGAGGCCACCAAGAAACTCAGAGGTCTAAAGAGAAGCCCGTTTGGTCAAACATCAGTGAGATTCGTCCCAGAGCCCCACATCAAGAAAACTCCAG GTCCTGGATCATATAGCTTCCCTGGCATTGCCGACGGTAGCATGAGGAAGGCGTACATCGAGAGCACGCGGAGGGGAGCTTTTGGATCCACGTCGGTGAGGATCAAACCAATCACCAAGCGCCAGGACTCCTCCCAGCCAGGCCCCTCCCATTACCAGCCAAAGGAAACCCCCCAATACAGCAGATACACCTCCAACCTCTCCGCTAACTTTGCCTCGCAGAGCAACAGGTTGACATCACCGGCCCCGGTCACGATACAG GACAACCCTCCTCCTGGGTCGTATGAAGTGAGGTCCTCGCATGACTTGTCCCAGGGCAAGAAAGATCCCGCCCCGCCCCGAACGCACGCTGGCAAGAGAAAGAAGGGCTCCTTCCTGTCGTCTACTCGTCGTTTTGCCCCACCTCGCGATGTCATCATTGAGAAACCAGAGCCTGCTAATCCAG GACCTGGAACATACAACCCAGCAGCAAAGGATACGGTCAAACTCAGTCTTCTTGTCGGAAAGGACAACCGTTTCAGAGAATTCAGAAAGAACGAGAACCCTGGTCCAGGAACTTATGAG TTGAGTCCTCTCTTGCAAGACACCGTACTGAAGGGTACCTTCAACGCAACCCTCAACAACCCCATCGCACCGCAGCTGGAACTCCACCGGTCACAATCGCAGCCTATGAGCCAACAAGCCTTCGTACTTGGAGTATAG